One region of Caldimonas thermodepolymerans genomic DNA includes:
- the holB gene encoding DNA polymerase III subunit delta', with amino-acid sequence MSVTLPYPWLEAPLRELLAHQRGHAVLLAGPQGVGQFELALALAQAWLCEGAEGHAARPCGTCASCALVASHTHPDLMVLLPEALQEELGWAPLEAEPKASQAKPSREIKVEALRRVVEFAQQTSSRGVAKVVLIHPAERMNAVAANTLLKTLEEPPGMARFILSTEAIDALLPTIRSRCQHLRLSPPPEAVALAWLAQQGMPRPEVLLAAAGGQPVSALQLQQQGLDAQAWLQLPERLAKGDAEALAGWPVPRAVEALQKVCHDALCVVTGARPRYFAPECFRHARPSLAGLLAWSRELSRVARHEEHPWNAGLMLESLVSDAQRALHSDAI; translated from the coding sequence ATGAGCGTGACGTTGCCGTACCCCTGGCTGGAGGCGCCGCTGCGCGAGCTGCTGGCGCACCAGCGCGGCCATGCGGTGCTGCTGGCCGGCCCGCAGGGCGTGGGCCAGTTCGAGTTGGCCCTGGCGCTGGCGCAGGCCTGGCTGTGCGAAGGCGCAGAGGGCCACGCGGCGCGGCCCTGCGGCACCTGCGCCAGCTGCGCGCTGGTGGCGTCGCACACGCATCCGGACCTGATGGTGCTGCTGCCCGAGGCCTTGCAGGAAGAACTGGGCTGGGCGCCGCTCGAGGCCGAGCCCAAGGCCAGCCAGGCCAAGCCCAGCCGGGAGATCAAGGTCGAGGCGCTGCGGCGCGTCGTGGAGTTCGCGCAGCAGACCAGCTCGCGTGGCGTGGCCAAGGTGGTGCTCATCCATCCGGCCGAGCGCATGAACGCCGTCGCCGCGAACACGCTGCTCAAGACGCTCGAGGAACCGCCCGGCATGGCGCGCTTCATCCTCAGCACCGAGGCCATCGACGCGCTGCTGCCGACCATCCGCAGCCGCTGCCAGCACCTGCGCCTGTCGCCGCCGCCCGAGGCGGTCGCGCTGGCCTGGCTGGCGCAGCAGGGCATGCCGCGTCCCGAGGTGCTGCTCGCGGCCGCTGGCGGGCAGCCCGTGAGCGCGCTGCAGCTGCAGCAGCAGGGGCTGGATGCGCAGGCCTGGCTGCAGCTGCCGGAGCGGCTCGCGAAGGGCGATGCCGAGGCGCTGGCCGGTTGGCCGGTGCCGCGCGCGGTCGAAGCCTTGCAGAAGGTCTGCCATGACGCGCTGTGCGTCGTCACCGGTGCGCGACCGCGCTACTTCGCGCCGGAATGCTTCCGGCATGCGCGCCCGTCGCTGGCGGGCCTGCTGGCCTGGTCGCGCGAGCTCTCGCGTGTCGCACGTCACGAAGAGCATCCCTGGAACGCCGGGCTGATGCTCGAGTCGCTTGTGAGCGACGCGCAGCGCGCCTTACACTCGGATGCAATATGA
- a CDS encoding DUF4936 family protein, translated as MRALFIYYRIASADAGAARPAVEAMHAALRRRHPELEAALWRRPQEKDGVQTWMEIYAHPQGVSEALEAEIEEAARTLSPWLQGARHVEVFVPCV; from the coding sequence ATGCGCGCGCTGTTCATCTACTACCGCATCGCCTCGGCGGACGCCGGGGCCGCGCGGCCCGCGGTCGAGGCGATGCACGCCGCCTTGCGCCGGCGCCATCCCGAGCTGGAGGCGGCGCTGTGGCGCCGCCCGCAGGAGAAGGACGGCGTGCAGACCTGGATGGAGATCTACGCGCACCCGCAGGGCGTGAGCGAGGCGCTGGAAGCCGAGATCGAGGAGGCGGCTCGGACGCTGTCGCCCTGGCTGCAGGGAGCGCGCCACGTGGAGGTGTTCGTGCCATGTGTCTAG
- the mltG gene encoding endolytic transglycosylase MltG — protein sequence MKFLRRLLGTLVLLALCAAAAVAWWLHQPLRLAAPSVEFSVEPGMTPRQIANGWVAAGVQTSPFVLYEWFRWSGQARRIRAGSYEIGAGTSPRELLRKMVLGDETLSTVRFIEGWTFRQVRAELAKAPGLRPDSQTMSDAEIMAAIGAPGVHPEGRFFPDTYAYSRGSPDLAVLKRAYRAMEKRLAEAWAQRAPHAMVRTPDEALILASIVEKETGLATDRGMVAGVFNNRLRIGMALQTDPTVIYGIGESFDGNLRKHHLLTDTPYNTYTRPGLPPTPIAMPGKASLLAAVQPDVTKALYFVARGDGTSVFSETLAEHNRAVDRYQRRRGSAASR from the coding sequence ATGAAATTCTTGCGGCGTCTGCTTGGCACCCTGGTGCTGCTGGCCTTGTGCGCCGCGGCAGCAGTCGCCTGGTGGTTGCACCAGCCGCTGCGCCTGGCCGCGCCCTCGGTGGAGTTCTCGGTCGAGCCCGGCATGACGCCGCGCCAGATCGCCAACGGCTGGGTCGCCGCGGGCGTGCAGACCTCGCCCTTCGTGCTGTACGAGTGGTTCCGCTGGTCGGGGCAGGCGCGGCGCATCCGCGCCGGCAGCTACGAGATCGGCGCAGGCACCTCGCCGCGCGAGCTGCTGCGCAAGATGGTGCTGGGCGACGAGACCCTGTCCACCGTGCGCTTCATCGAAGGCTGGACCTTTCGCCAGGTGCGCGCCGAGCTGGCCAAGGCGCCCGGGCTGCGGCCGGACAGCCAGACGATGAGCGATGCCGAGATCATGGCGGCGATCGGCGCGCCCGGCGTACACCCGGAGGGTCGCTTCTTCCCCGACACCTACGCCTACAGCCGCGGCAGCCCGGACCTGGCCGTGCTCAAGCGCGCGTACCGCGCGATGGAAAAACGCCTGGCCGAGGCCTGGGCCCAGCGCGCGCCGCACGCGATGGTCAGGACGCCGGACGAGGCGCTGATCCTGGCCTCCATCGTCGAGAAGGAAACCGGGCTGGCGACCGACCGCGGCATGGTCGCCGGCGTGTTCAACAACCGCCTGCGCATCGGCATGGCGCTGCAGACCGACCCCACCGTGATCTACGGCATCGGCGAGAGCTTCGACGGCAACCTGCGCAAGCACCACCTGCTGACTGACACGCCGTACAACACCTACACCCGCCCCGGACTGCCGCCCACGCCGATCGCGATGCCGGGCAAGGCCTCGCTGCTGGCCGCGGTGCAACCGGACGTCACCAAGGCGCTGTACTTCGTCGCGCGCGGCGACGGCACCAGCGTGTTCAGCGAGACGCTGGCCGAGCACAACCGGGCAGTGGACCGATACCAGCGGCGGCGCGGCAGCGCCGCGAGCCGATGA
- a CDS encoding YgfZ/GcvT domain-containing protein yields MTTDSFKTSTMVPQGAVQLTHWGVIAVDGADAASFLHGQLTQDFSLLGADEARLAGYCSPKGRLLASFVGWKESSERVLLACSADLLAPTLKRLSMFVLRAKAKLSDASAEVRLWGLAGDAATGWLADAAPTRAWGKAAAHGGTAVRLPDAHGSARYLWAAPADRTPDLPALDAAIWRWLEVESAVARICAATVDQFVPQMVNLEAVGGVNFKKGCYPGQEVVARSQYRGTLKRRGYLLACPAEAVAGQEVFHSGDPGQPCGMVVDAAAAPEGGWSVFAELKIAATESGTLHLGSPQGPALTLRVLPYALPSEP; encoded by the coding sequence ATGACGACCGATAGTTTCAAGACCTCCACCATGGTGCCCCAGGGTGCGGTACAGCTCACGCACTGGGGCGTGATCGCCGTCGACGGTGCCGATGCCGCCAGTTTCCTGCACGGCCAGCTGACCCAGGATTTCTCGCTGCTGGGGGCGGACGAAGCCCGGCTGGCCGGCTACTGCTCGCCCAAGGGACGCCTGCTGGCGAGCTTCGTCGGCTGGAAGGAATCGTCCGAGCGCGTGCTGCTGGCCTGCAGCGCGGACCTGCTGGCGCCGACGCTCAAGCGGCTGTCGATGTTCGTGCTGCGCGCCAAGGCCAAGCTCAGCGACGCCAGCGCCGAGGTGCGCCTGTGGGGGCTGGCGGGCGATGCCGCCACCGGCTGGCTGGCCGATGCGGCCCCCACCCGCGCCTGGGGCAAGGCCGCAGCCCACGGCGGCACCGCGGTGCGGCTGCCCGACGCACACGGCAGCGCGCGCTACCTGTGGGCCGCGCCGGCGGACCGCACGCCGGACCTGCCTGCGCTGGACGCCGCGATCTGGCGCTGGCTGGAGGTCGAAAGCGCGGTGGCGCGCATCTGCGCCGCGACCGTGGACCAGTTCGTGCCGCAGATGGTCAACCTGGAGGCCGTCGGCGGCGTGAACTTCAAGAAGGGCTGCTACCCCGGCCAGGAGGTGGTCGCACGCAGCCAGTACCGCGGCACGCTCAAGCGGCGCGGCTACCTGCTCGCCTGCCCGGCCGAAGCCGTGGCCGGGCAGGAGGTGTTCCACAGCGGCGACCCCGGCCAGCCCTGCGGCATGGTGGTCGACGCCGCCGCCGCACCCGAGGGGGGCTGGAGCGTGTTTGCCGAACTGAAGATCGCCGCGACCGAAAGCGGCACGCTGCACCTGGGCTCGCCCCAGGGGCCTGCCCTGACGCTGCGCGTGCTGCCCTACGCGCTGCCGAGCGAACCCTGA
- a CDS encoding TatD family hydrolase codes for MFVDSHCHLTFPELNQNLQAIREAMAEAQVDRALCICTTLEEFPAVLGLAQQYDNFWATVGVHPDNEGVLEPSVERLVELGRAERVVAVGETGLDYYRLDGRSVADMEWQRERFRNHIRAAKQLGKPLVIHTRSAAEDTLAILREEGAEAAGGVLHCFTESRQVADAALELGFYISFSGILTFRNAEDLRQVARHVPLERCLIETDSPYLAPVPYRGKTNNPSYVPWVARQLAELKGLPVEAVGEATSRNFERLFKVAPPSKRLEEPASTR; via the coding sequence ATGTTCGTCGATTCCCACTGCCATCTCACCTTTCCCGAGCTGAACCAGAACCTGCAAGCCATCCGCGAGGCGATGGCCGAGGCGCAGGTCGACCGCGCGCTGTGCATCTGCACCACGCTGGAGGAGTTCCCCGCGGTGCTGGGCCTCGCGCAGCAGTACGACAACTTCTGGGCCACGGTCGGCGTGCACCCGGACAACGAGGGCGTCTTGGAGCCGAGCGTCGAGCGCCTGGTCGAGCTGGGCCGTGCCGAACGGGTCGTCGCGGTCGGCGAGACCGGGCTGGACTACTACCGGCTCGACGGCCGCAGCGTCGCCGACATGGAATGGCAGCGCGAGCGCTTCCGCAACCACATCCGCGCCGCGAAGCAGCTCGGCAAGCCGCTGGTGATCCACACCCGCAGCGCCGCCGAGGACACGCTGGCCATCCTGCGCGAGGAGGGGGCCGAAGCCGCGGGCGGCGTGCTGCACTGCTTCACCGAGTCTCGGCAGGTCGCCGATGCCGCGCTGGAGCTGGGCTTCTACATCTCGTTCTCGGGCATCCTGACCTTCCGCAACGCCGAAGACCTGCGCCAGGTCGCGCGCCACGTGCCGCTGGAGCGCTGCCTGATCGAGACCGACAGCCCGTACCTGGCGCCCGTGCCGTACCGCGGCAAGACCAACAACCCCTCGTACGTGCCCTGGGTGGCGCGCCAGCTGGCCGAGCTCAAGGGCCTGCCGGTCGAGGCCGTGGGCGAGGCGACCAGCCGCAATTTCGAGCGCTTGTTCAAGGTGGCGCCACCCTCGAAGCGACTTGAAGAGCCCGCTTCAACCCGTTGA
- a CDS encoding ankyrin repeat domain-containing protein: MKNVLHLLVLLWVLPVHAGAYEDFFSAVRRDDGGAVLALLQRGFDPNTVDPEGRPGLVIALQEQSFKAAEALMRHPQLDVNRLNQVAESALMMAALRGELEWCQRLVERGAHVNKTGWTPLHYAATSGHVGIIQLLLDRHAFTDARSPNGTTPLMMAARYGSEEATRLLMQAGADPTLRNERELSAADFARSVGRDALAQALERYASDYAARYGTGKR; encoded by the coding sequence TTGAAGAACGTTCTCCATCTTCTTGTCCTGCTGTGGGTTTTGCCGGTGCATGCCGGCGCCTACGAGGATTTCTTCAGCGCCGTGCGGCGCGACGACGGCGGCGCCGTGCTGGCGCTGTTGCAGCGGGGGTTCGACCCGAACACGGTCGACCCGGAAGGACGCCCGGGCCTGGTGATCGCGCTGCAGGAGCAGTCGTTCAAGGCCGCCGAGGCACTGATGCGCCATCCGCAGCTGGACGTGAACCGCCTCAACCAGGTGGCCGAATCCGCGCTGATGATGGCGGCGCTGCGCGGCGAGCTGGAGTGGTGCCAGCGCCTGGTCGAGCGTGGCGCGCATGTCAACAAGACCGGCTGGACGCCGCTGCACTATGCGGCCACCAGCGGGCACGTCGGGATCATCCAGCTGCTGCTCGACCGCCACGCGTTCACCGACGCGCGTTCGCCCAACGGCACGACGCCGCTGATGATGGCCGCGCGCTACGGCAGCGAGGAGGCCACGCGCCTGCTGATGCAGGCCGGCGCCGATCCGACCTTGCGCAACGAGCGCGAGCTGAGTGCGGCAGACTTCGCGCGCAGCGTCGGCCGGGACGCGCTGGCGCAGGCGCTGGAGCGCTATGCCAGCGACTACGCGGCGCGCTACGGCACGGGAAAACGCTAG
- a CDS encoding PilZ domain-containing protein → MNEPLSRPHAPTASPSRPSVIQLVFREKGALYAAYISVFADGGLFVPTTREYRLGEDIYLLLSLPDDPQRYPVAGKVAWITPANASNGRTQGVGVRFPSDEKSRLLKAKIEELLGTSIQSAKATQTI, encoded by the coding sequence ATGAACGAGCCCCTGTCGCGTCCGCATGCACCGACGGCGTCGCCGTCGCGCCCCAGCGTCATCCAGTTGGTCTTCCGCGAGAAAGGCGCGCTGTACGCCGCGTACATCTCGGTGTTTGCCGACGGCGGCCTGTTCGTCCCGACCACCCGTGAATACCGCCTGGGCGAGGACATCTACCTGCTGCTGTCGCTGCCGGACGATCCGCAGCGCTACCCGGTGGCGGGCAAGGTGGCCTGGATCACGCCGGCCAACGCGTCCAACGGGCGCACGCAGGGGGTGGGGGTGCGCTTTCCGAGCGACGAGAAGTCGCGCCTGCTGAAGGCCAAGATCGAGGAGCTGCTGGGCACCTCGATCCAGTCGGCCAAGGCCACGCAGACCATCTGA
- the tmk gene encoding dTMP kinase: MSGIFITFEGIDGAGKSTHVQAVAERLRAAGREVVLTREPGGTALAEKLRELVLHAPMDALTEALLIFAARRDHLQQVIEPALQAGKAVLCDRFTDATFAYQGAGRGFDLAVLAELERWVQQGRQPDLTLWFDLSPEVAAQRLAGARVPDRFESQPAEFFRRVNEGYRARAEADPARFVRLDASGTREAVGQAIAAALQARGL, from the coding sequence ATGAGCGGAATCTTCATCACCTTCGAAGGCATCGACGGTGCCGGCAAGTCGACCCACGTCCAGGCCGTGGCCGAGCGCCTGCGTGCGGCCGGCCGCGAGGTGGTGCTGACGCGCGAGCCGGGCGGCACCGCGCTGGCCGAGAAGCTGCGCGAGCTGGTGCTGCACGCGCCGATGGATGCGCTGACCGAGGCGCTGCTGATCTTCGCCGCGCGGCGCGACCACCTGCAGCAGGTGATCGAGCCGGCGCTGCAGGCGGGCAAGGCCGTGCTGTGCGACCGTTTCACCGACGCGACCTTCGCCTACCAGGGCGCGGGCCGCGGCTTCGACCTCGCGGTGCTGGCCGAGCTGGAGCGCTGGGTGCAGCAGGGCCGGCAGCCGGACCTGACGCTGTGGTTCGACCTCTCGCCCGAGGTCGCGGCGCAGCGCCTGGCCGGCGCGCGCGTGCCGGACCGTTTCGAGTCCCAGCCGGCCGAGTTCTTCCGCCGCGTCAACGAGGGCTACCGGGCCCGCGCCGAGGCCGACCCGGCACGCTTCGTGCGGCTGGACGCCTCGGGCACGCGCGAGGCCGTCGGGCAGGCCATCGCCGCGGCGCTGCAGGCGCGCGGGCTGTGA
- a CDS encoding malto-oligosyltrehalose synthase — MNTQPGPALRALCERAGVAIRYRDFWGHEQDVPAEALRDLLAALGLDARDEDAAQRSLQALEAARTAEVLPPVVVAQAGTQVAVPLQAPGHDVRWTLQVEDGGVLEGTAEADGVGHAIRLPADLPQGYHTLLAAGACSRVIVCPAACHLPPALAAGERLWGLCVQVYALRSSRNWGMGDFSDLAQLVEVTAALGGAFVGVNPLHALFMHAPEHASPYSPSSRRWLNPLYLDVEALPEYAECEAARRQVAAPAFRQRLRQLREAELVDYAGVAACKREVLETLYRHFRAQHLAADTDSARAFRRFRSEQGHDLHCHALLEAVQAHLHAQDASVWGWAAWPEAWRDPHGAAIRGFEAAHAERVDFHAWLQWHAALQLEAVQQRALALDMPIGLYRDLAVGASAGGSETWSAPWVYALGVHVGAPPEDAYPGGQDWGLPPVRPEALRARGHAPFITTLRANMRAAGALRLDHVMALMRLFWIHPAHGGRHGTYVHYPMHELMGIVALESQRQHCLVIGEDLGNVAPDVRDAMARRRLLSYRPLYFERDDAGLVRPPRQWPARALAVIGTHDLPTLRGWWLGRDIADRRRLGLYPEETTCRRHVVERAADRARLQLALQAEGLQPAEPAAAPLPADIDAGFSARVHEFLGRTAAQLVGVQLEDVLLQVEQPNLPGTNEQQWPNWRRKLAVDLEDLRADPRLREVAEALQRSRARPAAEPVPAALPTLDTARVPRATYRVQLHAGFTFDDATAVLPYLHALGVSHLYSSPFLKARAGSTHGYDIVDHNALNPEIGDAAAFERLCATLAELDMHQVADVVPNHMGVLEADNAWWLDVLEHGPASLHAQTFDIDWTPRSPGRPPQVLLPVLGAPYGEVLEDGQIRLAFDAARGAFGLQYHDHRFPLDPRDYGRVLHAAPLPAAQDPGQTTVTLELQSLADAFDALPSRDDGDPASRQRRQRDQALLKARLAALAARHPWVCRWVDACLRALNGRPGAARSFDALDALIQRQAYRLAYWRVAGDEVNYRRFFDVNTLAAVRMESDAVFDATHRTLLRWLYEGKLAGLRIDHPDGLSDPLRYFARLQARHAAMHQRALYLVIEKILAEHEHWPQSWPVHGDTGYRFANQAVGLFVDGQQEAAMSALYAGFTGEHAPYEDILHAAKHAVMSGPLAADLQMLTEAAYRLAQGDRRTRDFTRNGLKAALAELAAGFPVYRTYLTEDAVHDLDRQHLDWAVAAAKRQTQGCDPLALDYLRALMLSLPGEPPGARREELLRFVQRFQQFTAPVMAKAMEDTAFYRYHRLVCLNDVGGEPQRFGTSVAAFHAANQARARFLPHTLLGSSTHDSKRSEDVRTRIAVLSEMPQAWGEAVQRWHTLAHKQLGNLDGGRLPALNDEYLLYQTLVGAWPLEPPDAPALDAFRARLQAYMLKAAREAKAHTSWEHPDADYEAGLARFIDTLLGQLEPNPFLNDFLRFVEVPAQLGCYNSLALVALKLTSPGVPDLYQGCETWNFSLVDPDNRRPVDYAALRGRLQEVQAACAGGALPRETLAGWRAGLATGHLKLLVTWRLLQLRRAQAALFRDGGYQPVSVDGPCAEHVVAHVRSDASLHCVTVAARLLHRLCAGRPAGLFGGGGLGRGTPAGACRPCGVDRRADRPPACRRARRGRPAVVGAAGRAAGGGAGARRGGGLKRGGFSAARGTPCRSCAPAATRHARRRAGPADGRRAAAIRPAGATVPRH; from the coding sequence ATGAACACGCAGCCCGGCCCCGCATTGCGCGCGCTGTGCGAGCGCGCCGGCGTGGCGATCCGCTATCGCGACTTCTGGGGCCATGAGCAGGACGTGCCGGCCGAGGCGCTGCGCGACCTCCTCGCCGCGCTCGGGCTCGATGCCCGCGACGAGGACGCCGCGCAGCGCAGCCTGCAGGCCCTGGAGGCGGCCCGCACGGCCGAGGTCCTGCCGCCGGTGGTGGTGGCCCAGGCCGGCACGCAGGTCGCCGTCCCGCTGCAGGCGCCCGGCCACGACGTGCGCTGGACGCTGCAGGTCGAGGACGGCGGCGTGCTCGAAGGCACGGCCGAGGCCGACGGCGTGGGCCATGCGATCCGCCTGCCGGCCGACCTGCCGCAGGGCTACCACACGCTGCTGGCCGCAGGCGCATGCAGCCGGGTGATCGTGTGCCCGGCCGCCTGCCACCTGCCGCCGGCGCTTGCGGCCGGCGAACGCCTGTGGGGCCTGTGCGTGCAGGTCTACGCATTGCGCTCGTCGCGCAACTGGGGCATGGGCGACTTCTCGGACCTCGCGCAGCTGGTCGAGGTCACCGCCGCGCTGGGCGGTGCCTTCGTCGGCGTCAACCCGCTGCACGCGCTGTTCATGCATGCCCCGGAACATGCCAGTCCCTACAGCCCCTCCAGCCGGCGCTGGCTCAACCCGCTGTACCTGGACGTCGAGGCCCTGCCCGAATACGCCGAGTGCGAGGCGGCGCGACGCCAGGTGGCGGCCCCGGCCTTCCGCCAGCGGCTGCGCCAGCTGCGCGAGGCCGAGCTGGTGGATTACGCCGGCGTGGCCGCCTGCAAGCGCGAGGTGCTGGAGACCTTGTACCGACACTTCCGGGCGCAGCACCTGGCCGCCGACACCGACTCCGCACGGGCATTCCGGCGCTTCCGCAGCGAACAGGGCCACGACCTGCACTGCCATGCCCTGCTCGAAGCGGTGCAGGCCCACCTGCATGCCCAGGATGCGAGCGTCTGGGGCTGGGCGGCCTGGCCCGAGGCCTGGCGCGACCCGCACGGCGCCGCGATCCGCGGTTTCGAGGCCGCCCATGCCGAACGCGTCGACTTCCACGCCTGGCTGCAATGGCACGCCGCCCTGCAGCTGGAAGCGGTGCAGCAGCGCGCGCTCGCGCTGGACATGCCGATCGGCCTGTACCGAGACCTCGCGGTCGGCGCCAGCGCCGGCGGCTCGGAGACCTGGTCGGCGCCGTGGGTGTATGCCCTGGGCGTGCACGTCGGTGCACCGCCGGAAGACGCCTACCCCGGCGGCCAGGACTGGGGCCTGCCGCCGGTGCGGCCCGAGGCGTTGCGCGCCCGGGGCCATGCCCCCTTCATCACGACGCTGCGCGCGAACATGCGCGCTGCCGGCGCCCTGCGGCTGGACCACGTGATGGCGCTGATGAGGCTGTTCTGGATCCACCCGGCGCACGGCGGGCGGCACGGCACCTACGTGCACTATCCGATGCACGAGCTGATGGGCATCGTCGCGCTCGAAAGCCAGCGCCAGCACTGCCTCGTCATCGGCGAGGACCTGGGCAACGTCGCCCCGGACGTGCGCGACGCCATGGCCCGACGCAGGCTGCTGTCGTACCGGCCGCTGTACTTCGAGCGCGACGACGCCGGCCTGGTGCGTCCACCGCGCCAATGGCCCGCGCGGGCCCTGGCGGTGATCGGCACCCACGACCTGCCGACGCTGCGCGGCTGGTGGCTGGGGCGCGACATCGCCGACCGGCGCCGGCTGGGCCTGTATCCCGAGGAGACCACCTGCCGCCGGCACGTGGTCGAGCGCGCCGCGGACCGCGCGCGCCTGCAACTCGCCTTGCAGGCCGAAGGCCTGCAGCCGGCCGAACCGGCGGCCGCGCCCCTGCCCGCGGACATCGACGCCGGCTTCAGCGCGCGGGTGCACGAGTTCCTCGGCCGCACCGCGGCGCAGCTGGTGGGCGTGCAGCTGGAAGACGTGCTGCTCCAGGTCGAGCAGCCCAACCTGCCCGGCACCAACGAGCAGCAATGGCCCAACTGGCGGCGCAAGCTCGCGGTCGACCTGGAAGACCTGCGCGCCGACCCGCGGCTGCGCGAGGTCGCCGAGGCGCTGCAACGCAGCCGGGCCCGGCCGGCCGCCGAGCCGGTGCCGGCGGCCTTGCCCACGCTCGACACCGCCCGGGTGCCGCGGGCCACCTACCGCGTGCAGCTGCATGCCGGCTTCACCTTCGACGACGCCACGGCCGTGCTGCCCTACCTGCACGCGCTCGGCGTCAGCCACCTCTACAGCTCGCCGTTCCTCAAGGCCCGCGCCGGCAGCACGCATGGCTACGATATCGTCGACCACAACGCGCTGAACCCGGAGATCGGCGACGCCGCCGCCTTCGAGCGCCTGTGCGCCACGCTCGCGGAGCTGGACATGCACCAGGTCGCCGACGTGGTACCCAACCACATGGGCGTGCTCGAAGCCGACAACGCCTGGTGGCTGGACGTGCTGGAACACGGCCCGGCTTCCCTGCATGCGCAGACCTTCGACATCGACTGGACGCCCCGTTCGCCCGGCCGCCCGCCGCAGGTGCTGCTGCCGGTGCTGGGAGCCCCTTACGGCGAGGTGCTGGAGGACGGCCAGATCCGGCTCGCGTTCGACGCCGCCCGCGGCGCGTTCGGGTTGCAGTACCACGACCATCGCTTCCCGCTCGACCCGCGCGACTACGGGCGCGTGCTGCACGCGGCCCCGCTGCCGGCCGCGCAGGACCCTGGGCAGACGACGGTGACGCTGGAGCTGCAGTCCCTGGCCGATGCCTTCGACGCCCTGCCGTCGCGCGATGACGGCGACCCGGCCTCGCGGCAGCGCCGCCAGCGCGACCAGGCCCTGCTGAAGGCGCGGCTGGCCGCCCTGGCCGCACGGCATCCCTGGGTGTGCCGCTGGGTGGACGCCTGCCTGCGCGCGCTCAACGGCCGGCCCGGTGCGGCGCGCAGCTTCGACGCGCTCGATGCGCTGATCCAGCGCCAGGCCTACCGGCTGGCCTACTGGCGGGTGGCCGGCGACGAGGTCAACTACCGGCGCTTCTTCGACGTCAACACGCTGGCTGCGGTGCGCATGGAAAGCGACGCGGTGTTCGACGCCACGCACCGCACGCTGCTGCGCTGGCTGTACGAAGGCAAGCTGGCCGGGCTGCGCATCGACCACCCGGACGGCCTGAGCGACCCGCTGCGCTATTTCGCCCGCCTGCAGGCGCGCCATGCCGCGATGCACCAGCGCGCGCTGTACCTGGTGATCGAGAAGATCCTGGCCGAGCACGAGCACTGGCCGCAGAGCTGGCCGGTGCACGGCGACACCGGTTACCGCTTCGCCAACCAGGCGGTGGGCCTGTTCGTCGACGGGCAGCAGGAAGCCGCGATGAGCGCGCTGTACGCGGGCTTCACCGGCGAACACGCGCCTTACGAGGACATCCTGCACGCCGCCAAGCATGCCGTCATGAGCGGCCCGCTGGCCGCCGACCTGCAGATGCTCACCGAAGCCGCCTACCGCCTCGCCCAGGGCGACCGGCGCACGCGGGACTTCACCCGCAACGGGCTGAAGGCGGCGCTGGCGGAGCTGGCAGCGGGCTTTCCGGTCTACCGCACCTACCTGACCGAGGACGCGGTCCATGACCTCGACCGCCAGCATCTGGACTGGGCCGTGGCCGCCGCGAAACGCCAGACGCAAGGCTGCGATCCGCTGGCGCTGGACTACCTGCGCGCGCTGATGCTCTCGCTGCCCGGGGAGCCGCCCGGCGCACGGCGCGAGGAACTGCTGCGCTTCGTGCAGCGCTTCCAGCAGTTCACCGCGCCGGTGATGGCCAAGGCCATGGAGGACACGGCGTTCTATCGCTACCACCGGCTGGTCTGCCTGAACGACGTGGGCGGCGAGCCGCAGCGCTTCGGCACCAGCGTGGCCGCCTTCCACGCCGCCAACCAGGCCCGTGCCCGCTTCCTGCCCCACACCCTGCTGGGCAGCTCGACGCACGACAGCAAGCGCTCGGAAGACGTGCGCACGCGCATTGCGGTGCTGTCGGAAATGCCGCAGGCCTGGGGCGAGGCGGTGCAGCGTTGGCACACGCTCGCCCACAAGCAGCTCGGGAACCTGGACGGCGGCCGCCTGCCCGCCCTGAACGACGAATACCTGCTGTACCAGACCCTGGTCGGCGCCTGGCCGCTGGAGCCGCCCGACGCCCCTGCCCTCGACGCCTTCCGCGCGCGGCTGCAGGCCTACATGCTCAAGGCCGCGCGCGAGGCCAAGGCGCACACCAGCTGGGAGCACCCGGATGCGGACTACGAGGCGGGGCTGGCACGCTTCATCGACACCCTGCTCGGGCAGCTGGAACCCAACCCCTTCCTCAACGACTTCCTGCGCTTCGTCGAGGTGCCGGCGCAGCTCGGTTGCTACAACAGCCTGGCGCTGGTCGCGCTCAAGCTCACCTCGCCCGGGGTGCCGGACCTCTACCAGGGCTGCGAGACCTGGAACTTCAGCCTGGTGGACCCGGACAACCGGCGCCCGGTGGACTACGCGGCGCTGCGAGGTCGCCTGCAGGAGGTGCAGGCGGCCTGTGCGGGCGGCGCGTTGCCGCGCGAGACGCTGGCCGGCTGGCGTGCCGGACTGGCCACGGGACACCTCAAGCTGCTGGTGACCTGGCGCCTGCTGCAGCTGCGACGCGCGCAGGCCGCGCTGTTTCGCGACGGCGGCTACCAGCCGGTCTCGGTGGACGGCCCCTGTGCGGAACACGTCGTCGCCCACGTGCGCAGCGACGCCAGCCTGCATTGCGTCACGGTCGCTGCACGCCTGCTGCACCGCCTCTGCGCGGGACGGCCTGCCGGCCTGTTCGGCGGGGGGGGGCTGGGGCGAGGCACGCCTGCCGGTGCCTGTAGGCCCTGCGGGGTGGATCGACGTGCTGACAGGCCACCGGCATGCAGGCGTGCCCGGCGAGGACGGCCTGCGGTTGTCGGCGCTGCTGGCCGAGCTGCCGGTGGCGGTGCTGGTGCCCGCCGGGGCGGCGGGCTGAAGCGAGGCGGCTTCAGCGCGGCGCGCGGAACTCCATGCCGTAGCTGCGCCCCTGCGGCCACTCGTCACGCTCGGCGGCGGGCCGGTCCAGCGGACGGTAGACGCGCCGCTGCAATCCGGCCAGCCGGGGCGACTGTTCCACGGCACTGA